In a single window of the Coregonus clupeaformis isolate EN_2021a chromosome 10, ASM2061545v1, whole genome shotgun sequence genome:
- the LOC121574813 gene encoding serine/threonine-protein phosphatase 4 regulatory subunit 2-B isoform X1, translated as MMEINSLQEALKDFDKKGTQEVAPLLDQFLCHVAKTGETMVQWSQFKSYFLFKLEKVMDDFIASAPDQRGVANPNVESIPFEDMKERILKIVNGYNGIPFTIQRLCELLTEPKRNYTGTEKFLRGVEKNVMVVSCVHPTSEKNGCSGVNRMNGVMLPGNSSAFTESLLLFSCRKVNGPGTPRPLNRPKLSLASSLATNGLPDSTENKDPTTEQGHDTPSSEVSASDTLGSSVKNKHHDDEEVMEAEQHEVKRLKFNKDEDDDEEDTLSSGHADSLSEEAESMVQEKEEQEEDSEAASTAGICEDQEPSSTQSEPSAGPGEEEQAEGEGPCGKEGNDMDQSEQQAPAGVLDNPEARDSDEGSDPVSSSSSAENEAREEAAPAPSSSSPEPAAEGAMESGSQDTGTSEEPMEQD; from the exons ATGATGGAAATAAACTCACTCCAAGAGGCGCTCAAAG ACTTTGACAAGAAAGGGACGCAAGAAGTGGCTCCCCTACTGGACCAGTTTCTGTGTCATGTTGCCAAGACTGGAGAAACCAT GGTTCAGTGGTCCCAGTTTAAAAGCTATTTCCTCTTCAAACTGGAGAAGGTCATGGACGACTTCATAGCCTCAGCACCCGATCAAAGGGGGGTAGCCAATCCCAATGTGGAGTCCATTCCATTTGAGGACATGAAGGAGAGGATACTGAAGATTGTGAATGGATACAATGG AATTCCATTTACGATCCAGCGTTTGTGTGAGCTGCTTACAGAACCCAAGAGGAATTACACAGGGACAGAGAAATTCCTCAGAGGTGTTGAGAAG AATGTGATGGTGGTCAGCTGTGTGCATCCTACCTCAGA GAAAAACGGATGCAGTGGTGTGAATAGAATGAATGGTGTTATGTTGCCTGGAAACTCATCTGCTTTTACAGAGAG TCTTTTACTATTTTCTTGCAGGAAAGTTAATGGTCCAGGGACCCCCAGGCCGCTGAACAGACCAAAACTCTCTCTAGCCAGCTCACTAGCGACAAACGGACTACCGGACAGTACAGAAAACAAAGACCCTACCACAGAGCAGGGACATGACACACCCTCCAG TGAGGTGTCGGCATCAGATACACTGGGGAGCTCTGTGAAGAACAAGCACCATGACGACGAGGAGGTTATGGAGGCGGAGCAGCATGAGGTGAAGAGGCTCAAGTTCAAtaaagatgaggatgatgatgaagaggacaCCCTCAGCTCCGGTCACGCTGACAGCTTGTCGGAAGAGGCAGAGTCCATGGTCCAggagaaggaggagcaggaggaggacagTGAGGCTGCCAGTACTGCTGGGATTTGTGAAGACCAAG AGCCATCGAGCACACAGTCTGAGCCATCAGCAGGGCCCGGGGAGGAGGAGCAGGCTGAGGGGGAGGGACCTTGTGGCAAGGAAGGTAATGACATGGACCAGTCAGAACAGCAGGCCCCTGCTGGCGTCCTGGACAACCCTGAGGCCCGGGACAGCGATGAGGGCAGTGACCCAgtcagcagcagtagcagtgcgGAGAATGAAGCCAGGGAAGAGGCAGCCCCTGCTCCCTCCAGCAGTAGTCCTGAGCCAGCTGCTGAGGGCGCCATGGAGAGCGGCAGCCAGGACACCGGGACCAGTGAAGAGCCCATGGAGCAGGACTAA
- the LOC121574813 gene encoding serine/threonine-protein phosphatase 4 regulatory subunit 2-B isoform X2, producing the protein MMEINSLQEALKDFDKKGTQEVAPLLDQFLCHVAKTGETMVQWSQFKSYFLFKLEKVMDDFIASAPDQRGVANPNVESIPFEDMKERILKIVNGYNGIPFTIQRLCELLTEPKRNYTGTEKFLRGVEKNVMVVSCVHPTSEKNGCSGVNRMNGVMLPGNSSAFTERKVNGPGTPRPLNRPKLSLASSLATNGLPDSTENKDPTTEQGHDTPSSEVSASDTLGSSVKNKHHDDEEVMEAEQHEVKRLKFNKDEDDDEEDTLSSGHADSLSEEAESMVQEKEEQEEDSEAASTAGICEDQEPSSTQSEPSAGPGEEEQAEGEGPCGKEGNDMDQSEQQAPAGVLDNPEARDSDEGSDPVSSSSSAENEAREEAAPAPSSSSPEPAAEGAMESGSQDTGTSEEPMEQD; encoded by the exons ATGATGGAAATAAACTCACTCCAAGAGGCGCTCAAAG ACTTTGACAAGAAAGGGACGCAAGAAGTGGCTCCCCTACTGGACCAGTTTCTGTGTCATGTTGCCAAGACTGGAGAAACCAT GGTTCAGTGGTCCCAGTTTAAAAGCTATTTCCTCTTCAAACTGGAGAAGGTCATGGACGACTTCATAGCCTCAGCACCCGATCAAAGGGGGGTAGCCAATCCCAATGTGGAGTCCATTCCATTTGAGGACATGAAGGAGAGGATACTGAAGATTGTGAATGGATACAATGG AATTCCATTTACGATCCAGCGTTTGTGTGAGCTGCTTACAGAACCCAAGAGGAATTACACAGGGACAGAGAAATTCCTCAGAGGTGTTGAGAAG AATGTGATGGTGGTCAGCTGTGTGCATCCTACCTCAGA GAAAAACGGATGCAGTGGTGTGAATAGAATGAATGGTGTTATGTTGCCTGGAAACTCATCTGCTTTTACAGAGAG GAAAGTTAATGGTCCAGGGACCCCCAGGCCGCTGAACAGACCAAAACTCTCTCTAGCCAGCTCACTAGCGACAAACGGACTACCGGACAGTACAGAAAACAAAGACCCTACCACAGAGCAGGGACATGACACACCCTCCAG TGAGGTGTCGGCATCAGATACACTGGGGAGCTCTGTGAAGAACAAGCACCATGACGACGAGGAGGTTATGGAGGCGGAGCAGCATGAGGTGAAGAGGCTCAAGTTCAAtaaagatgaggatgatgatgaagaggacaCCCTCAGCTCCGGTCACGCTGACAGCTTGTCGGAAGAGGCAGAGTCCATGGTCCAggagaaggaggagcaggaggaggacagTGAGGCTGCCAGTACTGCTGGGATTTGTGAAGACCAAG AGCCATCGAGCACACAGTCTGAGCCATCAGCAGGGCCCGGGGAGGAGGAGCAGGCTGAGGGGGAGGGACCTTGTGGCAAGGAAGGTAATGACATGGACCAGTCAGAACAGCAGGCCCCTGCTGGCGTCCTGGACAACCCTGAGGCCCGGGACAGCGATGAGGGCAGTGACCCAgtcagcagcagtagcagtgcgGAGAATGAAGCCAGGGAAGAGGCAGCCCCTGCTCCCTCCAGCAGTAGTCCTGAGCCAGCTGCTGAGGGCGCCATGGAGAGCGGCAGCCAGGACACCGGGACCAGTGAAGAGCCCATGGAGCAGGACTAA
- the LOC121574813 gene encoding serine/threonine-protein phosphatase 4 regulatory subunit 2-B isoform X3 yields the protein MMEINSLQEALKDFDKKGTQEVAPLLDQFLCHVAKTGETMVQWSQFKSYFLFKLEKVMDDFIASAPDQRGVANPNVESIPFEDMKERILKIVNGYNGIPFTIQRLCELLTEPKRNYTGTEKFLRGVEKNVMVVSCVHPTSEKVNGPGTPRPLNRPKLSLASSLATNGLPDSTENKDPTTEQGHDTPSSEVSASDTLGSSVKNKHHDDEEVMEAEQHEVKRLKFNKDEDDDEEDTLSSGHADSLSEEAESMVQEKEEQEEDSEAASTAGICEDQEPSSTQSEPSAGPGEEEQAEGEGPCGKEGNDMDQSEQQAPAGVLDNPEARDSDEGSDPVSSSSSAENEAREEAAPAPSSSSPEPAAEGAMESGSQDTGTSEEPMEQD from the exons ATGATGGAAATAAACTCACTCCAAGAGGCGCTCAAAG ACTTTGACAAGAAAGGGACGCAAGAAGTGGCTCCCCTACTGGACCAGTTTCTGTGTCATGTTGCCAAGACTGGAGAAACCAT GGTTCAGTGGTCCCAGTTTAAAAGCTATTTCCTCTTCAAACTGGAGAAGGTCATGGACGACTTCATAGCCTCAGCACCCGATCAAAGGGGGGTAGCCAATCCCAATGTGGAGTCCATTCCATTTGAGGACATGAAGGAGAGGATACTGAAGATTGTGAATGGATACAATGG AATTCCATTTACGATCCAGCGTTTGTGTGAGCTGCTTACAGAACCCAAGAGGAATTACACAGGGACAGAGAAATTCCTCAGAGGTGTTGAGAAG AATGTGATGGTGGTCAGCTGTGTGCATCCTACCTCAGA GAAAGTTAATGGTCCAGGGACCCCCAGGCCGCTGAACAGACCAAAACTCTCTCTAGCCAGCTCACTAGCGACAAACGGACTACCGGACAGTACAGAAAACAAAGACCCTACCACAGAGCAGGGACATGACACACCCTCCAG TGAGGTGTCGGCATCAGATACACTGGGGAGCTCTGTGAAGAACAAGCACCATGACGACGAGGAGGTTATGGAGGCGGAGCAGCATGAGGTGAAGAGGCTCAAGTTCAAtaaagatgaggatgatgatgaagaggacaCCCTCAGCTCCGGTCACGCTGACAGCTTGTCGGAAGAGGCAGAGTCCATGGTCCAggagaaggaggagcaggaggaggacagTGAGGCTGCCAGTACTGCTGGGATTTGTGAAGACCAAG AGCCATCGAGCACACAGTCTGAGCCATCAGCAGGGCCCGGGGAGGAGGAGCAGGCTGAGGGGGAGGGACCTTGTGGCAAGGAAGGTAATGACATGGACCAGTCAGAACAGCAGGCCCCTGCTGGCGTCCTGGACAACCCTGAGGCCCGGGACAGCGATGAGGGCAGTGACCCAgtcagcagcagtagcagtgcgGAGAATGAAGCCAGGGAAGAGGCAGCCCCTGCTCCCTCCAGCAGTAGTCCTGAGCCAGCTGCTGAGGGCGCCATGGAGAGCGGCAGCCAGGACACCGGGACCAGTGAAGAGCCCATGGAGCAGGACTAA